From Streptomyces asiaticus, one genomic window encodes:
- a CDS encoding mannose-1-phosphate guanyltransferase, which yields MKAVVMAGGEGTRLRPMTSTMPKPLLPVANRPIMEHVLRLLKRHGLSETVVTVQFLASLVKNYFGDGEELDMELTYANEEKPLGTAGSVKNAEEALKDDTFLVISGDALTDFDLTDLINFHKEKGALVTVCLTRVPNPLEFGITIVDEGGKVERFLEKPTWGQVFSDTVNTGIYVMEPEVFDYVDPDVPVDWSGDVFPQLMKEGKPIFGYVAEGYWEDVGTHESYVKAQADVLEGKVDVELDGFEISPGVWVAEGADVHPEAVLRGPLYIGDYAKVEAGAEIREHTVVGSNVVVKSGAFLHKAVVHDNVYVGQQSNLRGCVIGKNTDIMRAARIEDGAVIGDECLIGEESIVQGNVRVYPFKTIEAGAFVNTSVIWESRGQAHLFGARGVSGILNVEITPELAVRLAGAYATTLKKGSTVTTARDHSRGARALKRAMISALQTSAIDVRDLENVPLPVARQQTARGSAGGFMIRTSPGVPDSVDIMFFDERGADLSAGGQRKLDRVYARQEYRRAFPGEIGDLSFPSSVFDSYTGSLLRAVDISGIAESGLKVVVDAANGSAGLVLPSLLGRLGVDALTINPGLDESRPTETADARRSGLARLGEIVASARAAFGVRFDPVGERFSLVDERGRIVEDDRALLVMLDLVAAERRSGRVALPVTTTRIAEQVAAYHGTQVEWTTTAADDLTRVARSESTIFGGDGRGGFIIPEFSSVFDGTAAFVRLIGLVARTQLTLSQIDARIPRAHVQRRDLATPWAVKGLVMRHVVEAAGDRSVDTTDGVRVVETDGRWVMVLPDPAEAVTHLWAEGPDDASAQALLDEWSSVVDSAGR from the coding sequence TGCTGCCCGTGGCCAACCGGCCGATCATGGAACATGTGCTGCGGCTGCTCAAGCGGCATGGTCTCAGCGAGACCGTGGTGACAGTCCAGTTCCTCGCCTCCCTCGTCAAGAACTACTTCGGTGATGGCGAGGAGCTCGACATGGAGCTCACGTACGCGAATGAGGAGAAGCCACTCGGCACCGCGGGAAGCGTCAAGAACGCGGAGGAAGCACTCAAGGACGACACCTTCCTGGTGATCTCGGGTGATGCCCTGACGGATTTCGACCTTACGGATCTGATCAATTTCCATAAGGAAAAGGGCGCCCTTGTCACCGTCTGCTTGACTCGCGTTCCCAATCCGCTCGAGTTCGGTATCACCATCGTCGACGAGGGCGGAAAGGTCGAGCGCTTCCTGGAGAAGCCCACCTGGGGCCAGGTCTTCTCGGATACCGTCAACACCGGCATCTATGTCATGGAGCCGGAGGTCTTCGACTATGTCGATCCCGATGTCCCGGTCGACTGGTCCGGAGATGTCTTCCCCCAGCTGATGAAGGAGGGCAAGCCCATCTTCGGCTATGTCGCCGAGGGCTACTGGGAGGACGTCGGCACCCATGAGAGCTATGTGAAGGCCCAGGCGGACGTTCTCGAGGGCAAGGTCGACGTCGAACTCGACGGATTCGAGATCTCGCCCGGCGTATGGGTCGCCGAAGGGGCCGATGTGCATCCGGAGGCCGTGCTCCGGGGTCCGCTCTACATCGGCGACTACGCCAAGGTGGAGGCCGGTGCCGAGATCCGTGAGCACACCGTCGTCGGCTCCAATGTCGTGGTGAAGAGCGGCGCCTTCCTCCACAAGGCGGTGGTGCACGACAATGTGTACGTCGGCCAGCAGAGCAATCTGCGCGGCTGTGTCATCGGCAAGAACACCGACATCATGCGCGCCGCCCGGATCGAGGACGGGGCCGTCATCGGCGATGAGTGCCTGATCGGCGAGGAATCGATCGTCCAGGGCAATGTCCGGGTCTATCCGTTCAAGACCATCGAGGCGGGCGCGTTCGTCAACACCTCAGTGATCTGGGAGTCCCGGGGGCAGGCCCATCTGTTCGGCGCCCGCGGTGTCTCCGGCATCCTCAATGTGGAGATCACCCCGGAGCTCGCGGTGCGGCTCGCCGGGGCGTACGCCACGACCCTCAAAAAGGGCTCCACGGTCACCACGGCGCGTGACCACTCCAGGGGTGCGCGGGCGCTCAAGCGGGCGATGATCTCCGCCCTCCAGACCAGCGCCATCGACGTACGGGACCTCGAGAACGTGCCGCTGCCGGTGGCCCGGCAGCAGACCGCGCGCGGCAGCGCCGGCGGCTTCATGATCCGGACCTCGCCCGGGGTGCCCGACTCGGTCGACATCATGTTCTTCGACGAGCGGGGCGCCGATCTCTCCGCGGGCGGTCAGCGGAAGCTGGACCGGGTGTATGCCCGCCAGGAGTACCGCAGGGCGTTCCCGGGCGAGATCGGTGACCTCAGCTTCCCGTCGAGCGTCTTCGACTCGTACACGGGCTCGCTGCTGCGCGCCGTGGACATCAGCGGCATCGCCGAGTCCGGTCTGAAGGTCGTCGTGGACGCCGCCAACGGCAGCGCCGGGCTGGTGCTGCCCAGTCTGCTGGGCCGGCTCGGGGTGGACGCGCTGACCATCAACCCCGGCCTGGACGAGTCGCGTCCGACGGAGACCGCCGACGCGCGCCGGTCGGGGCTGGCCCGGCTCGGCGAGATCGTCGCCTCGGCGCGTGCCGCGTTCGGAGTGCGGTTCGACCCGGTCGGTGAGCGGTTCTCGCTCGTCGACGAGCGCGGCCGGATCGTGGAGGACGACCGGGCGCTGCTGGTGATGCTGGACCTGGTGGCCGCGGAGCGGCGGAGCGGGCGGGTGGCGCTTCCGGTGACCACGACCCGTATCGCCGAGCAGGTGGCGGCGTACCACGGCACACAGGTGGAGTGGACGACCACCGCGGCGGACGATCTGACCCGGGTCGCCCGGTCGGAGTCCACCATCTTCGGAGGCGACGGGCGCGGCGGATTCATCATCCCCGAGTTCAGCAGCGTCTTCGACGGCACGGCCGCCTTCGTCCGGCTGATCGGGCTGGTGGCGCGCACTCAGCTGACGCTGAGCCAGATCGATGCGCGGATTCCGCGGGCGCATGTCCAGCGGCGTGATCTGGCTACCCCCTGGGCGGTCAAGGGCCTGGTCATGCGGCATGTGGTGGAGGCCGCGGGGGACCGTTCCGTGGACACCACCGACGGGGTGCGGGTCGTGGAGACCGACGGGCGGTGGGTCATGGTGCTGCCCGACCCGGCCGAGGCGGTCACCCATCTGTGGGCGGAGGGCCCGGACGACGCGTCCGCGCAGGCCCTGCTGGACGAGTGGTCCAGCGTCGTGGACAGCGCGGGGCGCTGA
- a CDS encoding small basic family protein translates to MIAVLGLIVGVVVGLVVRPVVPTVVEPYLPIAVVAALDAVFGGFRAMLDGIFDDKVFVVSFLSNVVVAALIVFLGDKLGVGAQLSTGVVVVLGIRIFSNAAAIRRHVFRA, encoded by the coding sequence GTGATCGCCGTATTGGGGCTCATCGTGGGAGTCGTGGTCGGACTTGTGGTCCGACCCGTGGTGCCGACGGTGGTCGAGCCCTACCTGCCGATCGCCGTCGTGGCGGCACTCGACGCGGTTTTCGGGGGCTTCCGGGCGATGCTGGACGGGATCTTCGACGACAAGGTCTTCGTCGTATCGTTCCTGTCCAATGTGGTGGTGGCCGCGCTGATCGTCTTCCTCGGTGACAAGCTGGGCGTCGGTGCCCAGCTGTCGACGGGGGTCGTGGTCGTGCTCGGTATCCGGATCTTCTCCAACGCGGCCGCGATCCGCCGCCATGTGTTCCGGGCGTGA
- a CDS encoding DUF881 domain-containing protein — protein MPPQAQGRSVTADTPGARAEGPRPADGSRSDSGERVGPAPGPASGPGGPGADRSREEALTGRQRLWKGVWPPRLTRAQLIVALLLFGLGLGLAIQVRSTNENSVLRGARQEDLVRILDELDSRTQRLQDEKRRLENQRTELENSSDQAEEARKQTLQKEQQLGVLAGTVAAQGPGITITIDDSRGSVESDMLLDTVQELRAAGAEAIQIGTVRVVAGTYFSDSGGAIRIDGRKVTRPYVVKVIGKPEDLEPALNIPGGVVQSLEKEQATVSVQREKKIVVDALRSAKRPDYARSSSR, from the coding sequence CTGCCGCCGCAGGCCCAGGGCCGGTCCGTCACGGCGGACACGCCCGGGGCGCGTGCCGAGGGCCCCCGGCCCGCCGACGGGTCCCGGAGCGACTCCGGAGAGCGTGTGGGGCCCGCCCCCGGCCCTGCTTCCGGCCCCGGGGGGCCCGGGGCCGACCGGAGCCGGGAGGAGGCCCTGACCGGCCGCCAGCGGCTGTGGAAGGGCGTATGGCCGCCGCGGCTCACCCGTGCGCAGCTGATCGTCGCCCTGCTGCTCTTCGGGCTCGGCCTGGGCCTCGCCATCCAGGTGCGCTCGACCAACGAGAACAGCGTGCTGCGCGGCGCCCGGCAGGAGGACCTGGTCCGGATCCTCGATGAGCTGGACTCGCGCACCCAGCGGCTCCAGGACGAGAAGCGCCGCCTCGAGAACCAGCGCACCGAGTTGGAGAACAGCTCGGACCAGGCCGAGGAGGCCCGGAAACAGACGCTTCAGAAGGAGCAGCAGCTGGGCGTGCTCGCGGGTACGGTGGCAGCACAGGGTCCTGGTATCACGATCACCATCGACGACTCCCGGGGCTCCGTGGAGTCGGACATGCTGCTCGACACGGTCCAGGAGCTGCGCGCGGCGGGCGCCGAGGCGATCCAGATCGGCACGGTGCGCGTGGTCGCCGGCACCTACTTCTCGGACAGCGGTGGCGCGATCCGGATCGATGGACGGAAAGTGACGCGACCGTATGTTGTGAAGGTGATCGGCAAGCCGGAGGATCTGGAGCCGGCCCTGAACATCCCGGGCGGGGTGGTGCAGAGCCTGGAGAAGGAGCAGGCCACTGTGTCCGTGCAGCGGGAGAAGAAGATCGTTGTGGATGCCTTGCGATCGGCGAAGCGGCCTGACTACGCTCGGTCGTCATCACGGTGA
- a CDS encoding DUF881 domain-containing protein, which translates to MSQQPPVRSTASPRPRPRLDASMSLLTNVMDHSLDDGYAEAAARRGETGRSGLPRTVRAKLGLAFGLVLVAVVITIGAAEARISAPTLAKERGELIDRIETGNSNADKLARSVDKLRGEVGEKQRQALEKHGGAKADLVALLSGANEVTGPGVKLVVDDAKGAAGGGGGPRESADFSDTGRVRDHDMQRVVNGLWESGAEAVSINGQRLTALSAIRAAGDAILVDNKPLAPPYTVLAVGDGQRLSTAFQNSADGQYLHVLQQNYDIRTSISAQDSLRLPAAPSLIVRTAEPIAGGSGKGDADTGKGTS; encoded by the coding sequence ATGTCGCAGCAGCCCCCCGTTCGGAGCACAGCATCGCCGCGCCCGCGCCCGCGCCTCGACGCGTCCATGTCGCTGCTGACCAATGTGATGGACCACAGCCTTGACGACGGCTACGCCGAGGCCGCCGCGCGGCGCGGGGAGACCGGTCGCTCGGGCCTGCCGCGCACGGTGCGGGCCAAATTGGGGCTGGCCTTCGGTCTCGTCCTGGTCGCGGTCGTCATCACCATCGGGGCCGCCGAGGCGCGGATATCGGCGCCGACGCTGGCCAAGGAGCGGGGAGAATTGATCGACCGCATCGAGACGGGGAACTCGAACGCGGACAAGCTCGCCCGGAGCGTGGACAAGCTCCGCGGCGAGGTCGGGGAGAAGCAGCGGCAGGCACTGGAGAAGCACGGCGGGGCCAAGGCCGATCTGGTGGCGCTGCTCTCGGGGGCCAACGAGGTGACGGGCCCCGGGGTGAAGCTGGTGGTCGACGACGCCAAGGGCGCGGCGGGCGGCGGCGGGGGACCACGGGAGAGCGCCGACTTCTCCGACACCGGCCGGGTGCGCGACCACGACATGCAGCGTGTCGTCAACGGCCTGTGGGAGTCGGGCGCGGAGGCCGTCTCGATCAACGGGCAGCGGCTGACGGCGCTCTCGGCGATCAGGGCCGCGGGAGACGCCATACTGGTCGACAACAAGCCGCTGGCGCCGCCGTATACGGTGCTCGCGGTGGGGGACGGGCAGCGGCTGAGCACCGCTTTCCAGAACAGTGCGGACGGACAGTACCTGCATGTGCTCCAGCAGAACTATGACATCCGTACGAGCATTTCCGCCCAGGACTCGCTCCGGCTTCCGGCCGCGCCGAGCCTGATCGTACGCACCGCGGAGCCGATAGCCGGTGGTTCCGGCAAGGGTGACGCCGACACAGGGAAGGGCACATCGTGA